One segment of Platichthys flesus chromosome 15, fPlaFle2.1, whole genome shotgun sequence DNA contains the following:
- the LOC133969869 gene encoding diacylglycerol O-acyltransferase 2-like: MHEKLSVRFSPESGRRSSWVRSWTVWTYFRDYFPIRLIKTHNLLPSNYIFGYHPHGILCFGAFCNFGTEATGFSKKFPGIKPSLATLAEKFRMPVLRDYLMSGGICPVNRNSIYYVLTHYGTGNAVIIVVGGAAESLHCTQGLNIVHLKNRRGFVRQALQKG, translated from the exons ATGCATGAGAAGCTGTCAGTCAGATTTTCCCCAGAGA GTGGAAGGAGGTCATCCTGGGTGAGGAGCTGGACAGTGTGGACGTATTTCCGAGACTACTTTCCAATCAGG ctcattAAAACCCACAACCTGCTGCCCAgt AACTACATATTTGGCTACCACCCTCACGGCATCCTGTGTTTTGGCGCTTTCTGCAACTTTGGGACTGAGGCCACCGGCTTCTCCAAGAAATTCCCGGGCATCAAGCCCTCCCTGGCGACGCTGGCGGAAAAGTTCCGCATGCCTGTGCTACGAGACTACCTGATGTCTGGAG GCATCTGTCCAGTGAACAGGAACTCCATCTACTACGTGCTGACGCATTACGGGACAGGAAACGCTGTGATCATTGTTGTGGGAGGGGCAGCGGAGTCTCTGCACTGTACACAGGGCTTGAACATTGTCCACCTGAAGAACCGTAGAGGCTTTGTGAGGCAGGCCCTGCAGAAAGGGTGA